The Leptospira terpstrae serovar Hualin str. LT 11-33 = ATCC 700639 nucleotide sequence TTAAAAGGAAAACTTTGCCATTATTCGACAAAAGACGGTCTTTCTAAAATCATCGCGGCTAAAAAGCGAGGAGTGAATGTCACTTGTGAAGTCACCCCCACTCATTTGATGTTCGATACCGATATGTTAACAGAAACCAACCACAAGTGGTTTCAAATGAACCCACCTCTACGGGGCAAAGAAGACCGCGAAGCCATGGTAAAAGGAATTCTCGATGGGCATATTGACTATTTAGCAACGGACCATGCCCCTCATTCCATTGAAGAAAAACAAAAAGGCACGAGCGGCATCTCACAACTCGATACTTACGGGTTATTTGTCACCTATATGATACTCAAACTAAACATTCCGATGACAACAATTGCAAAAATATGTTCCAAAAACCCGGGTGAGTTCGTTTCCGCCTACTTACCAGAAAAGTTTGGGAAAGGGGTTGGAGTCATTAACCAAGGTTATGCGGCAAATTTTTCTATCCTAAATTTAAAAAAACCAGTTGAATTTCAAAAATCAATGGTTAAAAGTAAGTCCGGCTGGTCACCCTTTGAAGGATTCAGTTTCCCTGGATCCATCGAATCAGTTTACTTTTTAGGCAAAGAAATTCATGCAAAATGAGCCATTAGGCAGTAAAATTCTCTCTGGACTCACAGTTAAGTCACTCCTTGCGGAGTATCCCAATAGCTTTCAAGTGATGGATTGGGAAGGTAATTTTATCTCTGTTACCGAACGATTTGCCAGGTTTCTCGAATTTGAACCCAAAGAGATAGCTGGTAAATCCATTGTTGATTTTACCCAAGAAGACGACAAAGAAAACACAAAAGATACCTTTGATCGTTTGGGTGAGAATCCGAATATTGTAAATTTTGAAAATAGACTGGTTACAAAATCTAAGGAAGAAGTTTGGATCATTTGGTTACTCATTCCTTTACGAGAATCCAAAATCATTCTGGCTTTTGACCGCGATGTCACCATCCAAAAAGACATATCGTTCGAATTTCTCCTGCAACAACAAAAGTACAAATCGATCTTTGACAACCTACCGATGGGAATCGCCATCACAGATGAAAAAGGGAAAATTGTTGAAACCAATAAAACAGCTCGGACTTATTTTAACATCCAAGACGGTGAACTTTTAAACAGAACCTTAAACATTCGAAAGTACACTCTCATCCAACCCAATGGGAACAAAATTTATCCAAGAAAATCTAGTCTCATGCGGGCCCTTCGTCACAAAGAAGTAATTCGAAATTTAGAAATTGGCATGATTAAGGAAGATAAAATCACTTGGTTTGATATTTTAGCCACCCCCATTCCACTTGAGAACTTTGGATTGGCAGTGGCCTTCCTCGACATCACTCAAAGACGACATGCCGAAGAAAAAATTGCCTATATGGCTTTTTTTGACCAACTCACAAACCTTCCCAATCGTAATTCATTGATTGATAAACTCTTTCCTATTTTTGAAGAAGCAAGAAGGCATGGAAACCTCGTGGGAGTTCTTGCCATTGATTTGGACAACTTTAAAATCATCAATGATTCAAGAGGCCACGACTTTGGTGACAAAATCATTAAACTCGTTGCCTACCGAATCCGCGAAAGTATACGCGTGTATGATTTGATTAGTAGGCAAGGGGGAGATGAATTCACAGTAGTATTACCAGACTTATCGAATGAAAGAGATGCCGCTGTTATCTCAGAATCTATTTTGGATGCGATGACTCATCCCTTTGTGATCGATGGTGAAAGAATTTTTGTGAATATCTCCATTGGGATCGCCTTATACCCAAC carries:
- a CDS encoding sensor domain-containing protein; translated protein: MQNEPLGSKILSGLTVKSLLAEYPNSFQVMDWEGNFISVTERFARFLEFEPKEIAGKSIVDFTQEDDKENTKDTFDRLGENPNIVNFENRLVTKSKEEVWIIWLLIPLRESKIILAFDRDVTIQKDISFEFLLQQQKYKSIFDNLPMGIAITDEKGKIVETNKTARTYFNIQDGELLNRTLNIRKYTLIQPNGNKIYPRKSSLMRALRHKEVIRNLEIGMIKEDKITWFDILATPIPLENFGLAVAFLDITQRRHAEEKIAYMAFFDQLTNLPNRNSLIDKLFPIFEEARRHGNLVGVLAIDLDNFKIINDSRGHDFGDKIIKLVAYRIRESIRVYDLISRQGGDEFTVVLPDLSNERDAAVISESILDAMTHPFVIDGERIFVNISIGIALYPTDGKDSNTLLKNADSALNLAKAQGKNCYVFFTEELQTVVAERLEIENRMRIAIIENQFTLMYQPKIDLYTRKPVGVEALIRWRHPERGLISPNVFIPISEETGMILAIGEWVIKSAIQTMRIWKDEGINEVSMAVNISTKQFKHERLISTIAENLKLFKVDPHDLEVELTESSVMENADAAVRTMQEIRKLGAKIAIDDFGTGYSSLGYLKKLPISSLKIDRSFVSEITTDKDSKTIIHAVSNLAHNLGLSVVAEGAETAEQVQLLAESGVDLIQGFFFAKPMTSEDCLHFLKTELGISD